TTATGAAGAATTGATGAAGACAGTGATAGAAGAGTCAGCTGAAGGTGGTATTGTAATAATAATGGAAACAAGTACAGGTAAGATTAGAGCGAGCGTATCTATATATCCTTGGAATATTGGTTATATGGGTTATATAGAACCCGGTTCTACTTTAAAACCCTTGTTAGTTGCCTTAGCGATTGATGAAAATATTATTACACCTAACGATAGATACTATTCGGGTTATGAATATTATCCTACAGGTAAAAATAATTTTAGAGTTACAGAATCTCAAGGATATGGTTTTGGAGAAATAGGATTAAAAGAAACTTTAGTTTATTCCTCAAACGTTGCTATAACAAAAATAATGAAGCAAGTTCTTGAAGAATTTTCAAATGTGTGGTTATATGAAAAACTATTAAACTTAGGCTTTGGAAATAAGACAGGTATAGAGTTTAAAGGCGAGATAAATGGTGTTTTACCTTCTCCAAATAATTGGTATGAAATTACTCCTTATCAAATTGCTTTAGGTCAAGGGATTGGTGTAACGCCTATTCAGCTGGTAGCTTCTTTTAATGCACTTGCAAACAATGGTAAGTATGTTAGTCCTACATTTTTAGAAAAAAAAGAAGTTAAAAGTAAGCAAATATTTTCTGAAACGTCTTCAAACTTAGTTAAGGATTGGTTGGCTTATACAGTTATAAATGGAACGGCTCGAAAAGCTTATAAAGAGGGATTAAAATTAGCAGGAAAGACAGGAACTGCACAAAAAGCCCAAAGTGGAATAGGTTATGTTGAAGGAAGTTATTATTCCTTATTTTCTGGTTTTATACCTGCAACAAATCCTCAGTATACTGCTTTAGTAATAATAGACAATCCTCAAAAAGAATATTATGGAGGAGAAGTAGCTGCACCTATACTTACCAATATTTTTTACAGATATTACAAAGATAGTGAATATGTGGATAACAAAAATAAGATAGTTTTTTATGAAGGGATAATGCCTGATTTAACGGATTTTTCGGTCGTTGAAGCCGTTAACGTTCTTTTAAATTTAGGAATAGATAGTAAAAATATAATAATAACAGGAAATGGAGACAGAATCATAACTCAATCAAAAGATCCGTTCACAAGCTTAAAAGAATCAGATATTATCTACCTTCACACCTTAAAATAATAATTTAAGTACTTTAAAAATAAAGATTTTTGAAGACTAATATTTTGATTTATATAAAGACAATTTTAAAATTTCTAAAATTGGTAATTATTAACATTTATTAGGGGAAGTGAGATGAATATTAATGGAGAAGATATTATTATTAGGTGATTCAAAAGTAAAAAAAGAAATAAAAATAGAAGAAATTTTTAAAAATCGTGAAAATATAGAAAAGATAAAAATAACTTCAGAAACTTATTCTGATGAAGATATTAATAAACATTTCTCTATGTTGGGACTTTTTTTCGAGAAAAAGATGATAGTTATTTCTGGGTTCAATAATCTACCACTATCTCAACAGGAAAGGATTTCAAATTTAATTTCAAAAGCAGATTCTTCTTTACCAATAATTGTTGTTTTGGATGCTGAAAAAGAAAATAAGTATCTAAAAAATATTAGTTTTGACGAAAAATACGAACTTATTTTGCCTCTACCGTGGCAAGAAGAATTATGGATAAAGTATATTGAAGAGATTTCATCTGTTTTTAATAAAAAAATAGAAAAAGAAGCAGCGGTTAAATTAATAGAATTAATTGGGAAAAAAGAAGAACTTTTGTATGAAGAGATCAAAAAATTATTTATATTTTCAGATAATAATATTATCAGTTTAAAAGAAGTTACAGATATATGCTCTTATTTTCCAACAACTTCTTATGAAGAACTTTGTTATGATTTGGCGAGAAAAAATTTTTCAATAACAATTGAAAAATTTAAATCCGTGATAAATATGCCTAATTTTTCTCCTATATCTTTAGCGAATTATATTTTTAGATATTTCTTGGATTTATATGCTGTTATATTAAACACCGAAAAAAAATTAAAATACACTTGGCCAGAAATTATGAAAATAAGTCAAAAAACAGAGGTTTCTTCACAACGAGTAGCAAATTTTTTGGGTTTTTCTTTTAAAACAGATAAAGGAAATAAGTTAAATCTACAAAAAATGTATGATATTGAATATTTAGAGAAGATACTTATTAAAGTTGAGAATTTGGATAGACTTTTAAAGATAGGTGAGAATTCAAAAGTTTTATTTGTAAACTTCTTCGAAGAGTTATGCAATAGCTATAATTTTTAAATTTTATTTTTTGAAATATGATCTAAAGATTGGGGTATTTTTATTTTGAAATTAGTTCCTTTGCCAACTTCGGAAGTTACTTCTATACTTCCCTTTAAAATTTCAATATTTCTTTTCACAATAGCTAACCCCAGTCCACTACCAGGTTTATCTTTTGAAAGTCTAACAAATGGTTTAAATATATCTTTTAAATTTTCCTGAGGGATTCCTGGTCCTGTATCTTGTACTTCAATTAAAAAATGTTTTGTATGGGGGTCATACCTTACATATATTTTTACATGCCCTTTGTTTGTATATTTTAAAGCATTTTCAATGATATTTACTAAAATTTGTTTTAACTTTGTAACGTCTGTAGTAATATCGGTAGGTATATCTATTGGGTAATCAAAAGCTATCTCGATGTTTGGTGAAGAAGATGCTTCCAGCATAGACAAAACTTCATAAATAATTCTTTTTAAATTTGCTTTTTCTAATTCCAGTTTACTTTCTCTGCTTAATTTATTATATGTAGATATATCGTTAATTAAGGAATTCATGTGTTTGGCGGAGAGTAATATTTTTTTTATCAGATTTCTTAATTGTTTTTTATCTAAATCCTCATTTTCTAAAATTGTTTCTGCAAAACCTATGATAGAAGTCAGCGGCGTTCTTAATTCATGGCTAATAAAACTCAGATAGTTAGCATTTAACTCGTTATTTTCTTTCTCGGAGTCTCGAAGGAACTTCAAAGTTAAAAAGATTGAAGCTAAATTACTAAACATTTCTAATAATTTTTTAGAACTTTCATCAAAAGAAGGTATGTTAAAACTATCAATATAAATGTGTCCTATAACTTCGTCTTTATTTTTTAAAGCAGCTATTAAAGTTACCATATTAGTTTTGTTTTCGTGTATTATTTTACTAATTTTATACAAACCTGTTTCAGGTGAGTTATAATCAATAATATTTTGGACTTCTAATATATCTTTACCCAGGTGTTTACTTATATAAGATTCATTGAAAGGTACCACCATGTTAATAATCAAATTTTCGTCGTATCCTTCCCCAACTACAGCTTTATACAAAGTACCTTCAATTAACCATATCGAACCACATTCAGCTTCCGGAATAATTCGTATAGCTATTTTCAGTAATTTACCTAAGAAATCTTTTTCACTTTCATTCCAATTTATTTCCTGAAAGAGTTGAGCCATTTCATTAAAACTCTCTATGTAAAAATCATGATTAATTGGTTTTTGCATTTATATTAATCCTCCTTTAACTCATCATTATTATTATTTGTGCTCGCTTTAAAAATTTTAAAGTCAAAACTTTACCAATCTTTTAGATTTGAAATTTTTTAAAAAATAATTCTTTCTAAACTATCTAAACCGTTATTTAAATACTTTAAAATTTAAACTTTATAAATTTACACAATATTAGTGTAAAATTTATGTTATTTAATTATATCATATTTTAGTCAAAGTTATATTTAAATGATTTTATAATAAAAAATGTTAGATTAATTAAAATAATATTATTCATACATTAAATTAAACTTAAAAAAGGCGAACTAAATTTAGTTCGCCTTTTTTGGCGGGGACGACGGGACTCGAACCCGCGGCCACCGGTGTGACAGACCGGCATGATAACCAACTTCACCACGTCCCCAACGTTCAATGCAAAAGTATTTTATCACAAAAATTCATTTTTGTAAAGTATCCAATTGACAATAAAAATTTATGTAGTATAATAAGTATAGGATTTTTTAAAGATTGTTTTGCCGGCGTAGCTCAACGGTAGAGCGGCTCATTCGTAATGAGTAGGTTGGGGGTTCAAATCCCTTCGCCGGCTCCAATTTTAAATAAATTATAAAAAAACGCCATAAAGACGTTTTTGTTTTTTATTAAAGAGGCGAACTTTATGATTTTACAAAGTTTTGATAAAAAAATTTTGAAGTTTATTAAAGACTATAAAATTTTTAACAAATATGATAAAATACTATTAGGAATTTCTGGTGGTAAAGATTCAATGTCGTTATTAAATACTATGAACAAAATCTCAAAGATAATGGACTTAGAAATAACTGTGGCCCATTTAAATCATGGTATGAGAGAAGAAGCTTTAGAAGATGAGATTTTTGTGAGACAAAAATGTGAAGAGTTGAATATACCCTTCTTTTCTGAAAGAAAAAATGTTTTTGAATATGCTAAAAGAGAAAAAATAAGTGTAGAAGTTGCGGGGAGAACATTAAGATACGAATTCTTTTATAAAAAATTAAGGGATCTTAATTATAATAAAATTGCAACAGCTCATCATAAAAATGATTTAGCAGAAACAATTTTGTATAGGATTATACGTGGTACAGGTTTTTATGGAATAGGTGGATTAACCCCCATAGAAGAAAATCTGGCAAAACCAATGTTGTGTGTAGATTTGGAAGAAATAACAAATTATGTTACAATTAATAGTATAGATTTCGTAGAAGACGTGTTTAATTATTCACTTGACTATTCCCGAAATAAAATTAGACATGAAATTCTTCCCAAAATAAAAGGAATAAACCCAAAATATGAAGAAAGTTTTTTTAGATTGGCTAAATTGTCTTGGAATTATAGAAAAGATGTTGAAAATAAATATCATGAAAGAGTTATTTTTAAAAAAGAGGAAATTATTCAAAAATTGGAACATGATTTTTTTGATGTTGAAGTTTTTAGAATGATTTTTTTAAAATCATATAAATATCCTCCAAACATGGAAGAAACAGAAAAGGCCCTCAAAATGAAAAAAGATGGTAAAATGAGATTGAGTAAATTTATAGTAATAAAAAAGGATAATTTATTGATAATTAAAAAATCATAATCATAATGAGAACAGAAAATTTCAGAAAATAAGCGTTTTATTTTACGATGGTTTGGGAGCAAAGGCGTAATAAGCAGAATAAGAACTTTAGAAATGAGAATTTTTGAAAAATAAGCATTTGAGTTTACAATGGGTCTAGGGCGGAGCCCTCTCCCCCTCCCTTCGGTACAATTACCGAAAAAGGTAAAAAATTAGCAATTAATGAGGATTAGAATCAGGGAGATATTTTATAAAAAATTTAAACTTTAAGTTTCATAATTTCTAAAGTGAGTATAAGCAAAACATAAGGAGGTTTTAAGTTGCAAAAAAATAGCCGTGTGCGAATTTTTGGATTATTAATAATTTATATAATTATAGGGTTGTTCATATATTTTGGTATTAGTAGTTTGATCGTTAACCAAAACGTCATGGAAATACAATATAGTGACCTTTTGCAAAAAATTGAAAACAAAGAAATCATCTCTTTAGAAATAGATGATTCTGGGTATGTTCGAGCAGAAGATATTAAGGGTTTATTTTATAAAGCGTATGCTCCAAATTTGTTGACAGATCAACAATTTGTCTATGGTTTAGCGAGTCAGGGTGTGAAAATTAATTATGTAACAAGTATAGGTAACAGTTGGTGGGTTTCTATTCTATCCATACTTTTACCCGTAATTTTACTTATAGTGTTATTCTCACTACTTCTTCGACCGGCAAGAGGTACAGGAAATCAAGGAATGAGTTTTATAAGAAGTCCTGCTAAAAAGTACGATGTTAAAAAAACCAAAGTTACTTTTAACGATGTAGCTGGAGTTAAAGAAGCAAAAGAAGAATTGATAGATATAGTGAAATTTTTAAAGGATCCAAAAGCGTTCAATAAGTTAGGGGCGCGAATGCCAAAGGGAATACTTTTGGTTGGTCCTCCGGGTACTGGAAAAACATTGCTTGCACGTGCCGTTGCGGGAGAAGCTGATGTACCTTTTTTTTATATAAGTGGTTCTGATTTTGTAGAACTATTCGTAGGAGTTGGTGCTGCAAGAGTAAGAGATCTTTTTAATCAAGCTAAATCAGCTGCACCGGCTATAATTTTTATAGATGAAATAGATGCGGTTGGAAGGCAAAGAGGTGCGGGTCTTGGTGGTGGGCATGATGAAAGAGAACAAACTTTAAATGCTATATTAGTAGAAATGGATGGTTTTGATCCGAGTATAGGTATAATTGTTATGGCTGCAACAAATAGGCCAGATGTTTTAGACAAAGCGTTACTAAGACCTGGTAGATTCGATAAAAAAGTTGTAATAGACTTGCCTGACGCTGAAGGTAGAAAAGAGATTTTAAAAATACACTTTAGAGGGAAAAAAATATCTCATGATGTAGACTTAGACGTATTAGCAAGATCAACACCTGGTTTTGCAGGGGCGGATTTGGAAAATTTAGTTAATGAAGCTGCTTTTTTAGCTGCAAGAAACGGTAAAAAATATATTACGATGAGTGATTGTGAAGAAGCTATTGAAAGAGTCATTGCAGGCCCTGAGAGAAAAACGAGAGTATTATCTGAAGAAGAAAAAGCTGTTGTAGCTTATCATGAACTTGGTCATGCAATAATAGGTTCCTTTTTACCGAATGCTGATCCTGTTCATAAAGTTACTATAATTCCAAGAGGATACGTTGCATTGGGTTATACACTTCAATTGCCAACTGAAGATAGGTATCTCATGAGCAAATCACAAATATTGGATGAAATAACTATAATGTTAGGTGGCAGAGCAGCCGAAGACATAGTATTTAACGAGATTACGACTGGAGCTGAGAATGATTTAAAAAGAGCCACAGACCTCGCAAGAAAAATGGTTGCAGAATTAGGTATGAGTGAAAAAATAGGACCTGTTGTTTGGAGTGAAGAAAGTGAAGAAACTTTTTTAGCGCGTGAACTGTTTAGAGAAAAAAACTATTCCGATGAAACAGCAAAAGAATTAGATTCTGAAGTGAAGAGGTTGATTAACGAAAGTTATGAAAAAGCTAAATCTATTCTTTTAGAAAATAAAGAAAAGTTGCATCTAATTGCTAAATATTTACTCAAGAAAGAAACCATCTCTGGTCAAGAATTAAAAGACCTTTTAAATAAAGATATTGAAGATTTGAAAGATTCGGTAGAAAATTCTAATGAGGATGAAACCACTCTTTCTGAGAAGGTGGTAACGTATGAATATATTGCTCGAAAGAATAAGTTTGCTTAAAGATAAAGAGTTTAACTATTCTTTTAAAGTAAAAGATGACAGTTTTTTGTGGCAAGAAGATGAAGAGGTAAAAAATTTTCATGTTTTAAGTACTACTGCATTAATTGGAGAAATCCACAAATGCTGTTTTTATACGTTAAAAGATGTCTTAGACGATGAACATGTTTCGGTAGTTTCACACAGTAGTATTGATCATCTTTCACCTACGCCGTATTCTTTTAAGGTATTTATAAAATTAAAGATTACAGAGGTAGTTGCAAATAAAGTTTTTTTTAAAGGAGAAGCTTTTGATGAATTAAATAAAATAGCTGAATTTGAAGTAACAAGAAACATCGTTTCCAAAAAAATGTTAAGAAAATATATAAATCAACAATTAAAAGGATTAAATGTGTTTGAAAATTCCAAAGATTTATAAATATTGCATCCCAAAGGGGGGAAAGAAAGTGGCAAAAAAAACTCTTATGATAGTTGAAGACGATCCAGCGATCTCTGAAATGTTATCCTTAAATTTATCAAAAGAAGGTTATGAAGTAATCACTGCTATTTCTGCAGATGAAGCTTTAAAGAAGTTAGAGGAAAAAGATGCTGATTTCTTTATTGTAGACATAATGCTTCCTGGTTCAATGGATGGATTTGATTTAATTAGAATTTTGAAATCCAACGAAAATTATAAAAATACACCTGTATTGATTCTAAGTGCTAAAGATGATGCAGCTGATAAAGTTGCTGGCTTGGAATTAGGAAGCGATGATTATGTAACGAAACCTTTTAATGTTAGAGAGTTAATCGCAAGGATAAAAAGTATTTTCAGGAGACAAGCAGCTTCTGCACAAATGAAAGAAGAAGGACCCAAGAAAATAACTGCTAAAGACTTAGTTATAGATACTGAAAGATTAGAAGTATGGGTAAGGAATCAACCGGTTAGCCTTACACCCCTTGAGTTCGATTTATTAGTTTTCCTAGCAAAAAATGAAGGTAAAGTTTTTAGCAGAGACGTTCTTTTAGATAAATTATGGGGTTATGATTATTATGGAGACACAAGAACCGTTGATGTGCATATTAGAAGATTAAGAACCAAAATTGAAGAAGATCCTTCTAATCCAAAATATATAATAACTGTCAGAGGAAAAGGTTATAAATTCAGAGATCCTGGAAAGGAAAGAGATATTTAAAAAATTCGGCAGAGGATAATCTTCTCTGCCGTTTTTTAAAGTTAATCAAAAATTACTTTAATATAAAATAAATATTGCTAAATAGGTATTTGGATGTTTTAATTATTTTTTAGAAAGGTGAATTTTTTTGAATGCTTTATATATAGGTATTATCATTTTGCTAATCATTGTGGTTTTCTTTCTTTACTTAAGAAAAAAAAGATTAGAAAAATCCTATCAAAATCTAAAAAGCGAGTTATTGAAAATTTTAAACTTGAATATAAAAAATCCTTTAGATGATTTCTTATTACTTCAATTAAATACTTATATAAAAAATTTAGAGGAAAAGTATAAATTTGAGAAGTATAGAAGAAGAAATGTATTTTCAATATTAGATACGCTTTCAGAAGGGGTAATTTTAGTATCATTTCATCAATCTGATACAATTAGAATAGATTTTGCAAATCTCACGGCTATAAATATATTCACAACAGAGGATTTTGTAGGAAGATCTTTAACAGAGGTTATGGATAATCATAATTTAATAGATTTAGCAATAAAAAGTTTTAAATCAGATGAAGATATGGAGGAAGAAATACCTTTTTATTATCCAGAGAAAAGATATTTTAAATGTAAAATAAAATCTATAAATATTGAAAATTATAGAGTCATTATTTTGACAGATATTACGAAAGAAAGAAATTTGGAAGATCTTAGAAAAGAATTTCTCACTATTATGTCTCATGAAATGAGGACTCCTTTATCAATAATAAATGGATATTTAGAAACTATATTAAGCGAAGAAAATTTAAGTGAAGATATTTATATCCTGCTAAAAAAAATTGAAGAGGAAACTTCTCGGCTTACGAGGATGTTCAATGATTTATTAGATATAGCAAGAATGGAGAAAAATATAGCCGAAGAGAAAAAGTTTTCTTCTTTTAACTTATCCAAAACAATTAAAAAGGCTTATGATTTTTTTAAGATAGTAGCAGAGAAAACTAAAATTGAATTTAATTCAGAAATATCGGACAATATTTATATATATGGAAATGAAGACAGATTATTGCAAGCAGTATATAATCTTTTAGATAATGCTTTCAAATTTACAAGCTTAAAAGAAGCTGGTGAAAAAACTGTTTGGTTAAGGTTGTACAGAGAAAATGAAGACGTTATATTAGAAATAGAAGATACAGGAATTGGAATTCCTTCTAAAGAGTTAAAAAAGATTTTTAATATGTTTTATAGAGTCGATAAATCAAGAACAAGGCAAGTGCCGGGTTTAGGTTTAGGACTTTATATTGTAAAAACGATATTAGAAATGCATAATGCAAGAATTATATTAGATAGCGAAGAAAATAGCGGAAGTTTGTTCAGAATAATAATACCTTTTCGTTCGCAAATAACGAATTTAAATGATGAGCGAATGGTAAGATAGAGTCTATTCGGTACGAGCATCGAAGATATGAATATAAGTTCTACATGGATTCCTCCAAATTAAGAGGTATTTTATAAAAGTTTTAAACTTTAAGTTTCATAATTTCTAAAGTAAGTAAATATTATAAGAGGTACTTTAGAAACAAGAATTTTATANNNNNNNNNNNNNNNNNNNNNNNNNNNNNNNNNNNNNNNNNNNNNNNNNNNNNNNNNNNNNNNNNNNNNNNNNNNNNNNNNNNNNNNNCCCCTCTTCTTCGTTAGATGTGGCGAAAAAGTAAAAAAAATCATATTCTACGAGGATTAGAGTTGAGGAGGTATTTTTGAAAAAACTAAGATTCAAGATATTTATAGAATCTGAGTTTTATAATTTCTAAAGTGACTATAATTATAATATAAGGAGGAAAATAATTGAGACCTTATGACATAATAGATAAGAAAAAGAATGGTTTTGCCAATACAAAAGAAGAAATAGAATTTATGATCAATGGTTATTTGAATGAAGAAGTTCCTGATTATCAAGTGGCAGCCTGGTTAATGGCAATTTATTTTAAGCATATGAATGAAGAAGAAAGTTACAATCTTACGGAAATTATGCTAAAAAGTGGGGATAATATAGATCTTTCCAAAATTAACGGGAAAAAAATAGATAAACATTCTACCGGAGGAGTTGGAGACAAAACCACTATAGCAATCGCTCCTATGGTAGCAACTCTTGGAGTTAAAGTTGCAAAATTGTCTGGAAGATCCTTAGGTCATACAGGTGGAACAATTGATAAATTAGAGGCCATCCCTGGATTTAAAACCAATTTAAATGTTGATGATTTTTACAAAATAGCAAATAAAGTTGGATTAGTAATAGCTGGACAAACTGCTAATATAGCCCCTGCAGATAAAAAGCTTTATTCCTTACGAGATGCTACTGCTACTGTAGATGAACTTTCACTAATTGCTTCGAGTATAATGAGCAAAAAACTTGCTGTTTTAAGTGATGGTATAGTATTGGATATAAAGGTTGGCTCAGGTGCTTTTATGAAAGATTTAGAAGAAGCAAGAAACCTTGCAAAAATCATGATGAGTATTGCAAAAAAGCATAATAGAAAAGCAGTATCAGTTTTAACGAATATGGATCAACCATTAG
This is a stretch of genomic DNA from Petrotoga sp. 9PWA.NaAc.5.4. It encodes these proteins:
- a CDS encoding penicillin-binding transpeptidase domain-containing protein; protein product: MDLKLKLISFLLISGYIFLLIVTFIYNNSLESDFRELSSSLLENNKYATLVDSKGHFIVSNQQKYEAWIDLEYMKRRGKYDENKYILNRKFGDEELQNKKFIKWGSYNSYEEAYLSLGVLNKFSRIYPVTERLYNELFTLGQVTGKFGKTVYGIEPFLFESGALQNNEEIILSIDLKMQQIAYEELMKTVIEESAEGGIVIIMETSTGKIRASVSIYPWNIGYMGYIEPGSTLKPLLVALAIDENIITPNDRYYSGYEYYPTGKNNFRVTESQGYGFGEIGLKETLVYSSNVAITKIMKQVLEEFSNVWLYEKLLNLGFGNKTGIEFKGEINGVLPSPNNWYEITPYQIALGQGIGVTPIQLVASFNALANNGKYVSPTFLEKKEVKSKQIFSETSSNLVKDWLAYTVINGTARKAYKEGLKLAGKTGTAQKAQSGIGYVEGSYYSLFSGFIPATNPQYTALVIIDNPQKEYYGGEVAAPILTNIFYRYYKDSEYVDNKNKIVFYEGIMPDLTDFSVVEAVNVLLNLGIDSKNIIITGNGDRIITQSKDPFTSLKESDIIYLHTLK
- a CDS encoding HAMP domain-containing sensor histidine kinase, translated to MQKPINHDFYIESFNEMAQLFQEINWNESEKDFLGKLLKIAIRIIPEAECGSIWLIEGTLYKAVVGEGYDENLIINMVVPFNESYISKHLGKDILEVQNIIDYNSPETGLYKISKIIHENKTNMVTLIAALKNKDEVIGHIYIDSFNIPSFDESSKKLLEMFSNLASIFLTLKFLRDSEKENNELNANYLSFISHELRTPLTSIIGFAETILENEDLDKKQLRNLIKKILLSAKHMNSLINDISTYNKLSRESKLELEKANLKRIIYEVLSMLEASSSPNIEIAFDYPIDIPTDITTDVTKLKQILVNIIENALKYTNKGHVKIYVRYDPHTKHFLIEVQDTGPGIPQENLKDIFKPFVRLSKDKPGSGLGLAIVKRNIEILKGSIEVTSEVGKGTNFKIKIPQSLDHISKNKI
- the tilS gene encoding tRNA lysidine(34) synthetase TilS, producing the protein MILQSFDKKILKFIKDYKIFNKYDKILLGISGGKDSMSLLNTMNKISKIMDLEITVAHLNHGMREEALEDEIFVRQKCEELNIPFFSERKNVFEYAKREKISVEVAGRTLRYEFFYKKLRDLNYNKIATAHHKNDLAETILYRIIRGTGFYGIGGLTPIEENLAKPMLCVDLEEITNYVTINSIDFVEDVFNYSLDYSRNKIRHEILPKIKGINPKYEESFFRLAKLSWNYRKDVENKYHERVIFKKEEIIQKLEHDFFDVEVFRMIFLKSYKYPPNMEETEKALKMKKDGKMRLSKFIVIKKDNLLIIKKS
- the ftsH gene encoding ATP-dependent zinc metalloprotease FtsH, whose product is MQKNSRVRIFGLLIIYIIIGLFIYFGISSLIVNQNVMEIQYSDLLQKIENKEIISLEIDDSGYVRAEDIKGLFYKAYAPNLLTDQQFVYGLASQGVKINYVTSIGNSWWVSILSILLPVILLIVLFSLLLRPARGTGNQGMSFIRSPAKKYDVKKTKVTFNDVAGVKEAKEELIDIVKFLKDPKAFNKLGARMPKGILLVGPPGTGKTLLARAVAGEADVPFFYISGSDFVELFVGVGAARVRDLFNQAKSAAPAIIFIDEIDAVGRQRGAGLGGGHDEREQTLNAILVEMDGFDPSIGIIVMAATNRPDVLDKALLRPGRFDKKVVIDLPDAEGRKEILKIHFRGKKISHDVDLDVLARSTPGFAGADLENLVNEAAFLAARNGKKYITMSDCEEAIERVIAGPERKTRVLSEEEKAVVAYHELGHAIIGSFLPNADPVHKVTIIPRGYVALGYTLQLPTEDRYLMSKSQILDEITIMLGGRAAEDIVFNEITTGAENDLKRATDLARKMVAELGMSEKIGPVVWSEESEETFLARELFREKNYSDETAKELDSEVKRLINESYEKAKSILLENKEKLHLIAKYLLKKETISGQELKDLLNKDIEDLKDSVENSNEDETTLSEKVVTYEYIARKNKFA
- a CDS encoding thioesterase family protein produces the protein MNILLERISLLKDKEFNYSFKVKDDSFLWQEDEEVKNFHVLSTTALIGEIHKCCFYTLKDVLDDEHVSVVSHSSIDHLSPTPYSFKVFIKLKITEVVANKVFFKGEAFDELNKIAEFEVTRNIVSKKMLRKYINQQLKGLNVFENSKDL
- a CDS encoding response regulator transcription factor — encoded protein: MAKKTLMIVEDDPAISEMLSLNLSKEGYEVITAISADEALKKLEEKDADFFIVDIMLPGSMDGFDLIRILKSNENYKNTPVLILSAKDDAADKVAGLELGSDDYVTKPFNVRELIARIKSIFRRQAASAQMKEEGPKKITAKDLVIDTERLEVWVRNQPVSLTPLEFDLLVFLAKNEGKVFSRDVLLDKLWGYDYYGDTRTVDVHIRRLRTKIEEDPSNPKYIITVRGKGYKFRDPGKERDI
- a CDS encoding cell wall metabolism sensor histidine kinase WalK, producing MNALYIGIIILLIIVVFFLYLRKKRLEKSYQNLKSELLKILNLNIKNPLDDFLLLQLNTYIKNLEEKYKFEKYRRRNVFSILDTLSEGVILVSFHQSDTIRIDFANLTAINIFTTEDFVGRSLTEVMDNHNLIDLAIKSFKSDEDMEEEIPFYYPEKRYFKCKIKSINIENYRVIILTDITKERNLEDLRKEFLTIMSHEMRTPLSIINGYLETILSEENLSEDIYILLKKIEEETSRLTRMFNDLLDIARMEKNIAEEKKFSSFNLSKTIKKAYDFFKIVAEKTKIEFNSEISDNIYIYGNEDRLLQAVYNLLDNAFKFTSLKEAGEKTVWLRLYRENEDVILEIEDTGIGIPSKELKKIFNMFYRVDKSRTRQVPGLGLGLYIVKTILEMHNARIILDSEENSGSLFRIIIPFRSQITNLNDERMVR
- a CDS encoding thymidine phosphorylase, whose protein sequence is MRPYDIIDKKKNGFANTKEEIEFMINGYLNEEVPDYQVAAWLMAIYFKHMNEEESYNLTEIMLKSGDNIDLSKINGKKIDKHSTGGVGDKTTIAIAPMVATLGVKVAKLSGRSLGHTGGTIDKLEAIPGFKTNLNVDDFYKIANKVGLVIAGQTANIAPADKKLYSLRDATATVDELSLIASSIMSKKLAVLSDGIVLDIKVGSGAFMKDLEEARNLAKIMMSIAKKHNRKAVSVLTNMDQPLGETVGNSLEVLEAINTVKGKGPDDFSEICIEIAAYMAELSDIISYNKAKEKLLFNIEKGIVADKMKEWIKAQGGDENVVDFPEEILNISSKTLDFKATKSGYISKIDTEKVGLASMSLGAGRKTKEDSIDLSVGIKILKKLGDKVEKGDAIAKLYISDKSDVDKTFSLLSSAYSIHPEISDKLNKKIIYDVIF